The following is a genomic window from Fundidesulfovibrio soli.
GTCGAAGCTCTCCAGGGGCAGCTCCGGCCCGGGGTTGAGCACCACCTCGGAGCCTTGCTGGCCCAGGCTGTCGCTCTGGCCCGAGGTCTTGATCAGCTCCATGACGAAACGGTCCAGCCCTTCAGAGGCGTCCAGCACGTCGGAGAGCCGCAGCTCGCGGGGCAGGCGGCACACGCCCAGGGGCAGCTGCCCGCTGGCTTCGAGGCTCTGGCGCACCAGCTCCGCCCAGGAGGACTTCTTCTCAGCCGCGCTCATGGCCCGGTAACGGAAGTTGCCGCCCTTGCCCAAGCCAGGCATCCCGCCCAACAGGGCGCGCAGCACGTCGTGCATCACGGGGTGGGCGGCCATGAAGGCCAGGGTCCGCCCGGTGAGCTCCTCCCGGCCGAGGGCCTTGGTCACGCCCGCGCGGAGGAGGTGGTCGCGGCTCTGGTCGTGCATGGCCTCGGCGTAGACGGTCAGGTCAGGGGCCAGGGAGCGCAGGGTCAGGGCGGTGAGCACGCTCAGGTTGTCGGCCTCCTCCCCGGGGATGTGGTCCGACGCCAGGATGTAGGCCACCCGGGCCTTGGCCGGGTTGGCCCGCTCCAGAACTGACCTGTGCGCCGGGTTGCCGCGCACGAAGGAGAGGTCGGGCCCCAGGCTCATGGCCTCGGCCTCCTGCTCGAAGGCGGCCGGGTCCATGTCGCAGGCCAGCACCACGGGCGCTCCGGCCAGATCGGACAGGCGGCGCAGGTGCTCCACGAGCATGCGCCCGTGGCCGTTCCAGCCCAGGATGAGGATGTGTCCTTGCTTGTCCAAACGCAGCAACCCCCGCCGTTTCAACGTCTGCCGCTCCACCATGGCCGAGGCCATGGTGCCGGTCAACACCGAGACAAGCCCGATGCCCGATGCCATGACCCCCATGCCCAGGAGCCTCCCAGGCACGGTCTTGGGGGCGAAGTCGCCGTAGCCCACGGTGAACAGCGTCACCATGGCCCACCACAGCCCCTCGAAGAAGCCTACGGGTTCGGCCTGCGTGCCTGTCTCAAACCACCAGAACCCGGCCGCCGAGACGGCCAGGATGACCGCCATGAGTGTAAGCGGCAGGGTAAAGGGGCTCTCAGTCAGCTTGGCCCAGGGTCTCGGCATCTTCCAGGTCGCTGTGGCGCTTGAGCAGCTCCTCGAAGCGGATGTCCGCGCCGAGCACGCCGGTTATCTCGTCGCGCTCGTTGGCCACGGGCACGGACACTGTGAGGCAGAGCTTGCCCGTGAAGGTGGAGCGGTAGAAGTCCGTGATGTGCAGCTTGCCGTTCTGCATGGGCTGGATGAACCACTCGCGGTCGGACTGGTCCACCCCTTCGGTCATGGAGGCGTACTTGGGCCTGTCCACGGGGTTGGCCACGTGGGAGGTGACCAGCTTGCCCCTGGTGTCGGTCAGGTACATGAACTGGATGAAGGGGTAGTCCGAGAGGAAGGTGGCCATGCACTCCGTGGCCGGGGCCACTTCCAGCTCGCTGATGCAGGGCTGCTCCGAGAGCTTGAGGATGAGCTGCGAGGCGATGGTGTGGGCCAGCTTCTTGAGGTGGTCGAACTCGGAGGGGAAGAGCTCGGGCATGTAGCGCTTCACCAGGGTCTTCATCTCCTGGTTGGAGAAGGAGGTGTTGCGCCCGCCCTCGTAGGCCTCCATGATGCGGGAGTAGATCTTGTCCACGGCCGGGTGGCGCTTGTCCACCCGCTGTTCCTCGTCCAGCTCCAGCTCGGTGTTGATCCAGTAGCTCACGCCCGCCTTGCCGGACTTGTCCGTGATGATGATCGGCACGGGGCGGCCCAGGATCTTCTGGGTGTCGAAGATGTTGTAGATTTCCTCGTTCTTGGCCAGGCCGTCCACGTGGATGCCCGCCGAGGTGGCGTTGAAGTCGCGCCCGGCGAAGGGGTAGTTGGCGGGCACGTTGTAGTCCAGCTCGTCCTCGAAGTAGCGCACGATCTCGGAGATCACCTGGGTGTTGGCCGCGTCGTCCTCGCCGGTGAGCGAGATGTACTCGATGATCATGGCCTCAAGCGGCGCGTTGCCGGTGCGCTCGCCGAAGCCCAGCAGGGTGCAGTTGGCGCCGGCGCAGCCCGAAAGCCAGGCCGTGGCCGCGTTGATGAGCACCTTGTGGAAGTCGTTGTGGCCGTGCCACTCCAGCCATTCGCCGGGCACCTCGGCCTCGTCGGTGAAGGCGCGCACCACCTTGGCCACGCTGCGCGGGATGGACGCCGAGGGATAGGGCACGCCGTAGCCCATGGTGTCGCACAGGCGGATCTTCACGGGCATGCCCGCATCCTTGCTGCGGGCCATGAGCGCGCGGGCGAAGGGGATGCAGAAGCCGTAGATGTCGGCGCGGGTCACGTCCTCGAAGTGGCAGCGCGGCACGATGCCCCACTCCAGGGCCTGGTCCACCACGGAGAGGTAGTCGGCCATGGCGGCCTTGCGGTCTTTCCCGAGCTTCAAATAGACGTGGTAGTCCGAGACGGAGGTGAGCATCCCCGTCTCCTTGAGGCCCAGCTGCTTGACCAGCTTGAGGTCGGCCTTGTTGGCCCTGATCCAGCCCGTGACCTCGGGGAACTTGTAGTCCTTGGCGAGGCAGGCCTCCACGGCCCGGCGGTCCTTGTCGGAGTAGAGGAAGAATTCGCTGGCCCGGATCAGCCCGGAGTGGCCCCCGAGCTTGTGCAGCAGGTCGTAGATGTGCGCGATCTGGCGCACGGTGTAGGGCGGGCGGGCCTGCTGGCCGTCGCGGAAGGTGGTGTCCGTGATGAACATCTTCTCCGCGGGGCGGGGAAGGACCATCGTGTCGTCGAAGCTGACGCGGCTGACCTTGGTGTAGGGGAACAGCTCCCGATAGAGCTCGGGCTTCTCCCTGTTCTGCAGGCGGTGGAGCGAACGGTTGAGATGCATCAGGGACATGGCGGGGACTTCCTCCTTGAGGGCGATGGCGCGGCGGGCAGGCGGCCCCGGGAGCAGGGGCCGGGCCTTCCGACAACGTAGCTTCACCGAACCGTCGATGAAGCAGGTTGTCGCGGCCTGTTCAAAAAACTCGCTGGCAAGGCGCAAGAAAAAGTCAAGGCCGAAGCGTATGCTGCATACGCGAGGGTTTGACTTTTTTAAAGCAACGCAGCCAGTGAGGATTTTTCAACAGGCTGCTAGGCCTTCATTCTCTCCATCCAAGTATCAACGATTTGCTTTTCCCGCAACACGCGCGGGTTTGCGGGGGCAAGCTCGTAGGCGGCGCCCGCGGCTTCGGCGGCGTGGGTCATCCAGCCGCCCTGGCGCAGGCTCTGGGCGGCCATGACGTAGAGCATCTCCGGCTGGTTGCGGTACACCGCGCGGGTGAAGTCCTCGAAGTCGGAGCCGAAGAACTTGCGCACCAGGGCGTTCTGCTCGAACAAGAAGCGCCCCAGGAGCGGGTTCTCGCCCTGGTCCTCCAGGTAGGCGCCCAGCAGCTTGCGGCAGCGCGCGAAGAAGAAGCGCACGCGGGCGATCTCCCTGCGGATGGATTCGGTGGTCTGCAGCACCACCTGGAACAGCTCGCGGGAGATGACGTGGTCCTCCTCGGGGAGCTCCTGGTCCATCAGTTCGCGGAACCAGGGGCCGTAGTTCTGCTGCTGGTAGGCGTCCTCCTTGAGCTTCATGGTCTCGTGGAAGATGTAGCCGATGGACCAGTCCAGGAACTGCCCGGCCAAGAGCTGCTTGCCGTCGTTGCGGAACAGGTGGTGGGCGGTGTCCTTGAGGCGCCAGAGCAGGCCCTTGTTCATCTCCTCGCCCACCAGGGAGTGCAGCACCTCGAAGGAGAGCTGGGAGGTGCGGTCGAAGATGGCGAACTGGCTCTCCAGGATGTCGGCGGAGAGGCAGAGGTCGCGCAGCATGTCGCGCACGAACTCGGGCAGCTTTTCGGTGATCCAGGCTTTTGACATGGCTCAGGGCTCGCAGTTCAGACGGTTCACGCCGGACCAGCGCGAGGCCAGTGCGGCGAATCGGGCCAGCTTCTCGTCCACCAGGCGGAACAGGCTCCCCTCGGGGAACAGCCCGTCCGGGCCGCGCTGCCCGGCGGGCATGCCGGAGAGCAGCTCGATGGCCTCCTCGATGCTTCCGAGCGGATAGATGTTGAACTGGCCGTTGCGCACGGCCTCCAGCACCTCTTCCTTGAGCATCAGGTTGACCACGTTGTCCGCCGGGATGAGCACCCCCTGCCCACCCGTGAGGCCCCGGCGCTTGCAGACCTCGTAGAAGCCCTCGATCTTCTGGTTCACCCCGCCCACGGCCATGATTGCCCCGGAGGAGCTCACCGCGCCGGTGAAGGCCAGGGAGAGGTTCAGCGGCGCGCCCGACAACGCGGAGAGCAGCGCGGCCAGCTCCGCGCCGGAGGCGGAGTCGCCCTCCACCTCGGCGTAGCTCTGCTCGAAGCAGAGGCTGCCGGTGAGCACCACGGGCTTGTCCTGCGCGAACTGGCTCACCAGGTAGCTCTTGAGGATCATCATGCCCTTGGTGTGGATGGGCCCGCCCAGCTCGGCCTCGCGCTCCAGGTCCAGGATGCCGCCGTGACCCACGCCCACGGTGCAGGCGATCTGGTGGGGCAGGCCGAAGGCGAAGTCGCCGTACATGCGCACCGAGAGCCCGTTGGCCCGGCCCACGGCGCTGCCCGAGGTGGAGACCTTGATCATCTCGCGGTCGTACTCGGCCAGGAACTCCTCCTCCAGGAGGTTGGCGCGGAACAGCCTGGCGTCGCGGGCGGCGCGCAGCACGCCGGCGTCCACCATGTCCCTGCCGCGGATG
Proteins encoded in this region:
- a CDS encoding potassium channel family protein gives rise to the protein MPRPWAKLTESPFTLPLTLMAVILAVSAAGFWWFETGTQAEPVGFFEGLWWAMVTLFTVGYGDFAPKTVPGRLLGMGVMASGIGLVSVLTGTMASAMVERQTLKRRGLLRLDKQGHILILGWNGHGRMLVEHLRRLSDLAGAPVVLACDMDPAAFEQEAEAMSLGPDLSFVRGNPAHRSVLERANPAKARVAYILASDHIPGEEADNLSVLTALTLRSLAPDLTVYAEAMHDQSRDHLLRAGVTKALGREELTGRTLAFMAAHPVMHDVLRALLGGMPGLGKGGNFRYRAMSAAEKKSSWAELVRQSLEASGQLPLGVCRLPRELRLSDVLDASEGLDRFVMELIKTSGQSDSLGQQGSEVVLNPGPELPLESFDGIVYLERRP
- a CDS encoding cache domain-containing protein; translated protein: MSLMHLNRSLHRLQNREKPELYRELFPYTKVSRVSFDDTMVLPRPAEKMFITDTTFRDGQQARPPYTVRQIAHIYDLLHKLGGHSGLIRASEFFLYSDKDRRAVEACLAKDYKFPEVTGWIRANKADLKLVKQLGLKETGMLTSVSDYHVYLKLGKDRKAAMADYLSVVDQALEWGIVPRCHFEDVTRADIYGFCIPFARALMARSKDAGMPVKIRLCDTMGYGVPYPSASIPRSVAKVVRAFTDEAEVPGEWLEWHGHNDFHKVLINAATAWLSGCAGANCTLLGFGERTGNAPLEAMIIEYISLTGEDDAANTQVISEIVRYFEDELDYNVPANYPFAGRDFNATSAGIHVDGLAKNEEIYNIFDTQKILGRPVPIIITDKSGKAGVSYWINTELELDEEQRVDKRHPAVDKIYSRIMEAYEGGRNTSFSNQEMKTLVKRYMPELFPSEFDHLKKLAHTIASQLILKLSEQPCISELEVAPATECMATFLSDYPFIQFMYLTDTRGKLVTSHVANPVDRPKYASMTEGVDQSDREWFIQPMQNGKLHITDFYRSTFTGKLCLTVSVPVANERDEITGVLGADIRFEELLKRHSDLEDAETLGQAD